Proteins encoded in a region of the Halococcus hamelinensis 100A6 genome:
- a CDS encoding ABC transporter ATP-binding protein, translating to MSEHNTDARTDADDRSTTGDGLRSWTESSGSGTVNIQDLTKVYGEGDDELVAVDGMDLHIEAEEFVTVLGPSGCGKSTVMECIAGYLEPTEGEVLVNGEPVEGPDPSRGVVFQENRLFPWKTINQNVRFGPQMRNAVDEDRIHSLFGQMGLEGFEDAYPHELSGGMQQRAELARLLANDPDIMLMDEPFSGLDAMTKELMQENLLDVWEDDDRTVLFITHDVEEAILLADRVVVMTARPGQVKDVIDVDLDRPRDTDVVTTDRFNELQRRASESIHDEAERAMKQAEGRT from the coding sequence ATGAGCGAACACAACACCGACGCACGAACCGACGCGGACGACCGCTCCACGACCGGCGACGGGCTTCGGTCGTGGACCGAATCGAGCGGCTCCGGCACCGTCAACATCCAGGACCTCACGAAGGTTTACGGCGAGGGCGACGACGAACTCGTCGCGGTCGACGGGATGGACCTCCACATCGAGGCCGAGGAGTTCGTGACCGTGCTCGGCCCCTCCGGATGCGGGAAGAGCACCGTCATGGAGTGCATCGCGGGCTACCTCGAACCCACCGAGGGCGAAGTCCTCGTCAACGGCGAACCGGTGGAGGGACCGGACCCGAGCCGTGGGGTGGTCTTCCAGGAGAACCGGCTGTTCCCCTGGAAGACGATCAACCAGAACGTTCGGTTCGGGCCGCAGATGCGCAACGCGGTCGACGAGGACCGGATCCACTCGCTGTTCGGGCAGATGGGGCTCGAAGGGTTCGAGGACGCCTACCCCCACGAACTCTCGGGCGGGATGCAACAGCGAGCCGAGCTCGCCCGGCTGTTGGCGAACGACCCCGACATCATGCTGATGGACGAGCCGTTCAGCGGGCTCGACGCGATGACGAAGGAACTCATGCAGGAGAACCTCCTCGACGTCTGGGAGGACGACGACCGGACGGTGCTGTTCATCACCCACGACGTCGAGGAGGCGATCCTGCTCGCCGACCGGGTCGTCGTGATGACCGCCCGGCCGGGCCAGGTCAAGGACGTCATCGACGTCGACCTCGACCGGCCGCGTGACACCGACGTCGTCACCACCGACCGGTTCAACGAACTCCAGCGTCGGGCGAGCGAGAGCATCCACGACGAGGCCGAACGCGCGATGAAGCAGGCCGAGGGGCGCACCTGA